Proteins from a single region of Takifugu rubripes chromosome 4, fTakRub1.2, whole genome shotgun sequence:
- the fgfr2 gene encoding fibroblast growth factor receptor 2 isoform X5, which translates to MGSVSRWRWNRGVWEALSTTDGMSSWAWLLAAVLVSLLTASVARPPLTAAKEEEATQRPEVHPGEVLKLSCPLPATGTISWTKDGSSLGANNRTLIEQEVLQIRDATPKDSGLYTCTSVGKDTVCFIVNVTDAISSGDDEDDTERSEDSGADGEQPTLGAPYWISSAKMEKKLHAVPAANTVKFRCAAGGNPEPKLRWLKNNRPFRQEDRMGGYKVRNQHWTLIMESVVPSDKGNYTCLVENEFGSINHTYTLDVVERSPHRPILQAGLPANTTVHVGEDARFVCKVYSDAQPHIQWLKHIAQNGSRFGPDGNPYVRVLKTAGVNTTDKEIEVLYLPNVTFEDAGEYTCLAGNSIGISFHTAWLTVLPAIEESHGPLSPHYVEIAIYCAGVFLIACMVGIVVVCRMRNTTKKPDFGGQPAVHKLSKQIPLRRQVTVSADSSSSMNSNTPLVRITTRRSSAHDEPIPEYDLPEDPRWEFTRDRLTLGKPLGEGCFGQVVMAEALGVDKDKPKEAVTVAVKMLKDDATEKELSDLVSEMEMMKMIGKHKNIINLLGACTQDGPLYVIVEYASKGNLREYLRARRPPGMEYSYDIARVSDEQLTFKDLVSCTYQVARGMEYLASQKCIHRDLAARNVLVTESNIMKIADFGLARDVHNIDYYKKTTNGRLPVKWMAPEALFDRVYTHQSDVWSFGVLMWEIFTLGGSPYPGIPVEELFKLLKEGHRMDKPGNCTNELYMMMKDCWHAISSQRPTFKQLVEDLDRILTLSSNEEYLDLCIPSEQYSPSFPDTRSSCSSGDDSVFSHDPLPDEPCLPKYQHINGNVKT; encoded by the exons ATGGGATCAGtgtccaggtggaggtggaatAGGGGGGTATGGGAAGCACTGTCCACTACTGACGGGATGTCCTCCTGGGCCTGGCTGCTGGCTGCCGTCTTGGTCTCCCTACTGACTGCCAGTGTGGCACGGCCACCACTAACTGCCGCCAAGGAAGAGGAGGCCACTCAGCGACCCGAAG TGCACCCAGGTGAGGTGCTGAAGCTGAGCTGCCCTCTGCCAGCAACTGGGACCATCTCCTGGACCAAAGATGGCAGCTCTTTGGGCGCCAACAACCGCACGTTGATAGAGCAAGAGGTGCTGCAGATTCGTGATGCCACGCCAAAGGATTCAGGCCTGTATACCTGCACCAGCGTGGGCAAAGACACGGTCTGCTTCATAGTAAATGTCACAG ATGCCATCTCGTCGGGGGATGATGAGGACGATACAGAGCGTTCTGAGGACTCTGGGGCCGATGGAGAGCAGCCGA CATTAGGTGCTCCATACTGGATCTCATCGgcaaagatggaaaagaaacTGCACGCCGTGCCAGCTGCCAACACAGTCAAGTTCCGCTGTGCAGCGGGAGGCAACCCCGAGCCCAAGTTACGCTGGCTTAAAAACAACAGACCTTTCCGCCAAGAGGACCGCATGGGAGGCTATAAG GTTCGTAACCAGCATTGGACCCTGATCATGGAGAGTGTGGTGCCTTCAGACAAGGGCAACTACACTTGCCTGGTGGAGAATGAGTTTGGATCCATCAACCACACGTACACCTTGGATGTAGTGG AACGCTCCCCTCACCGACCAATTCTGCAGGCTGGTCTCCCAGCTAACACAACTGTACACGTAGGTGAAGATGCTCGCTTTGTCTGCAAAGTCTATAGCGATGCCCAGCCACACATCCAGTGGCTAAAACACATCGCTCAAAATGGCAGCCGTTTTGGGCCCGACGGGAACCCTTATGTCCGAGTGTTAAAG ACCGCAGGTGTTAACACTACAGATAAGGAGATTGAAGTTCTCTACTTGCCCAATGTTACTTTTGAAGATGCTGGGGAGTATACGTGCTTGGCGGGTAATTCTATTGGGATCTCCTTTCACACTGCTTGGTTGACGGTGCTCCCAG CCATTGAAGAATCCCATGGTCCCCTTTCGCCACACTACGTGGAGATCGCCATATACTGTGCAGGAGTCTTCCTCATTGCCTGCATGGTGGGCATTGTGGTGGTGTGCCGGATGaggaacacaacaaaaaaacccgACTTCGGGGGCCAGCCGGCTGTCCACAAACTGAGCAAACAGATCCCGCTGCGGCGCCAGGTAACA GTGTCAGCGGACTCGAGTTCTTCAATGAACTCCAACACACCTCTCGTGCGAATTACAACGCGGCGGAGCTCTGCACACGATGAGCCAATCCCCGAATACGACCTTCCTGAGGATCCACGATGGGAGTTTACTCGAGACAG ATTGACCCTGGGCAAACCCCTGGGTGAAGGTTGCTTTGGCCAAGTTGTAATGGCAGAGGCTCTGGGCGTTGATAAAGACAAACCCAAGGAAGCTGTGACTGTTGCCGTCAAAATGCTGAAAG ATGATGCCACGGAGAAAGAGCTGTCTGACCTGGTATCAGAGatggaaatgatgaagatgattgGTAAACATAAGAACATCATTAATCTTCTTGGAGCCTGTACGCAAGATG GTCCCCTTTATGTGATAGTAGAATACGCCTCCAAAGGCAACCTTAGGGAGTACCTCCGAGCCCGGAGGCCACCTGGCATGGAATACTCTTATGATATCGCCAGAGTCTCAGATGAACAACTTACATTCAAAGATTTAGTGTCCTGCACCTACCAAGTAGCAAGGGGTATGGAGTACCTTGCATCACAGAAG TGTATACACAGAGACCTTGCAGCCAGGAACGTCCTGGTCACAGAGAGCAACATTATGAAGATCGCAGACTTTGGCCTTGCCAGAGATGTCCACAATATTGACTATtataaaaagacaacaaat gGTCGTCTCCCGGTGAAATGGATGGCGCCAGAGGCGTTGTTCGACCGGGTCTACACACACCAAAGTGATGT ctgGTCATTTGGGGTGCTGATGTGGGAGATCTTCACCTTAGGGGGCTCCCCGTACCCCGGCATTCCCGTTGAAGAGCTCTTTAAATTGCTCAAAGAGGGACATCGCATGGACAAGCCTGGCAACTGCACCAATGAGCT GTACATGATGATGAAAGACTGCTGGCACGCCATCTCATCCCAGAGACCCACCTTCAAGCAGCTAGTCGAAGATCTGGATCGCATCCTTACCCTCAGCAGCAATGAG GAGTATCTGGACCTTTGCATCCCATCAGAGCAGTATTCTCCCAGCTTCCCCGACACccgcagctcctgctcctccggTGATGACTCTGTGTTTTCCCATGACCCGTTACCAGACGAGCCCTGCCTCCCCAAATACCAGCACATCAATGGCAATGTTAAAACATGA
- the fgfr2 gene encoding fibroblast growth factor receptor 2 isoform X3, which produces MGSVSRWRWNRGVWEALSTTDGMSSWAWLLAAVLVSLLTASVARPPLTAAKEEEATQRPEDTSNKYQISKPTVCSVHPGEVLKLSCPLPATGTISWTKDGSSLGANNRTLIEQEVLQIRDATPKDSGLYTCTSVGKDTVCFIVNVTDAISSGDDEDDTERSEDSGADGEQPTLGAPYWISSAKMEKKLHAVPAANTVKFRCAAGGNPEPKLRWLKNNRPFRQEDRMGGYKVRNQHWTLIMESVVPSDKGNYTCLVENEFGSINHTYTLDVVERSPHRPILQAGLPANTTVHVGEDARFVCKVYSDAQPHIQWLKHIAQNGSRFGPDGNPYVRVLKRSGINSSDVEILTLTNVTEEDAGEYICKVSNYIGEASQSGWLTVIPAIEESHGPLSPHYVEIAIYCAGVFLIACMVGIVVVCRMRNTTKKPDFGGQPAVHKLSKQIPLRRQVTVSADSSSSMNSNTPLVRITTRRSSAHDEPIPEYDLPEDPRWEFTRDRLTLGKPLGEGCFGQVVMAEALGVDKDKPKEAVTVAVKMLKDDATEKELSDLVSEMEMMKMIGKHKNIINLLGACTQDGPLYVIVEYASKGNLREYLRARRPPGMEYSYDIARVSDEQLTFKDLVSCTYQVARGMEYLASQKCIHRDLAARNVLVTESNIMKIADFGLARDVHNIDYYKKTTNGRLPVKWMAPEALFDRVYTHQSDVWSFGVLMWEIFTLGGSPYPGIPVEELFKLLKEGHRMDKPGNCTNELYMMMKDCWHAISSQRPTFKQLVEDLDRILTLSSNEEYLDLCIPSEQYSPSFPDTRSSCSSGDDSVFSHDPLPDEPCLPKYQHINGNVKT; this is translated from the exons ATGGGATCAGtgtccaggtggaggtggaatAGGGGGGTATGGGAAGCACTGTCCACTACTGACGGGATGTCCTCCTGGGCCTGGCTGCTGGCTGCCGTCTTGGTCTCCCTACTGACTGCCAGTGTGGCACGGCCACCACTAACTGCCGCCAAGGAAGAGGAGGCCACTCAGCGACCCGAAG ACACATCGAATAAATACCAAATTTCTAAGCCCACGGTGTGCTCAGTGCACCCAGGTGAGGTGCTGAAGCTGAGCTGCCCTCTGCCAGCAACTGGGACCATCTCCTGGACCAAAGATGGCAGCTCTTTGGGCGCCAACAACCGCACGTTGATAGAGCAAGAGGTGCTGCAGATTCGTGATGCCACGCCAAAGGATTCAGGCCTGTATACCTGCACCAGCGTGGGCAAAGACACGGTCTGCTTCATAGTAAATGTCACAG ATGCCATCTCGTCGGGGGATGATGAGGACGATACAGAGCGTTCTGAGGACTCTGGGGCCGATGGAGAGCAGCCGA CATTAGGTGCTCCATACTGGATCTCATCGgcaaagatggaaaagaaacTGCACGCCGTGCCAGCTGCCAACACAGTCAAGTTCCGCTGTGCAGCGGGAGGCAACCCCGAGCCCAAGTTACGCTGGCTTAAAAACAACAGACCTTTCCGCCAAGAGGACCGCATGGGAGGCTATAAG GTTCGTAACCAGCATTGGACCCTGATCATGGAGAGTGTGGTGCCTTCAGACAAGGGCAACTACACTTGCCTGGTGGAGAATGAGTTTGGATCCATCAACCACACGTACACCTTGGATGTAGTGG AACGCTCCCCTCACCGACCAATTCTGCAGGCTGGTCTCCCAGCTAACACAACTGTACACGTAGGTGAAGATGCTCGCTTTGTCTGCAAAGTCTATAGCGATGCCCAGCCACACATCCAGTGGCTAAAACACATCGCTCAAAATGGCAGCCGTTTTGGGCCCGACGGGAACCCTTATGTCCGAGTGTTAAAG CGTTCGGGCATTAACAGCTCGGACGTGGAGATCCTCACCCTCACCAATGTGACGGAGGAAGATGCCGGCGAATATATCTGTAAAGTCTCCAATTACATAGGCGAGGCCAGCCAGTCAGGCTGGTTGACTGTCATCCCAG CCATTGAAGAATCCCATGGTCCCCTTTCGCCACACTACGTGGAGATCGCCATATACTGTGCAGGAGTCTTCCTCATTGCCTGCATGGTGGGCATTGTGGTGGTGTGCCGGATGaggaacacaacaaaaaaacccgACTTCGGGGGCCAGCCGGCTGTCCACAAACTGAGCAAACAGATCCCGCTGCGGCGCCAGGTAACA GTGTCAGCGGACTCGAGTTCTTCAATGAACTCCAACACACCTCTCGTGCGAATTACAACGCGGCGGAGCTCTGCACACGATGAGCCAATCCCCGAATACGACCTTCCTGAGGATCCACGATGGGAGTTTACTCGAGACAG ATTGACCCTGGGCAAACCCCTGGGTGAAGGTTGCTTTGGCCAAGTTGTAATGGCAGAGGCTCTGGGCGTTGATAAAGACAAACCCAAGGAAGCTGTGACTGTTGCCGTCAAAATGCTGAAAG ATGATGCCACGGAGAAAGAGCTGTCTGACCTGGTATCAGAGatggaaatgatgaagatgattgGTAAACATAAGAACATCATTAATCTTCTTGGAGCCTGTACGCAAGATG GTCCCCTTTATGTGATAGTAGAATACGCCTCCAAAGGCAACCTTAGGGAGTACCTCCGAGCCCGGAGGCCACCTGGCATGGAATACTCTTATGATATCGCCAGAGTCTCAGATGAACAACTTACATTCAAAGATTTAGTGTCCTGCACCTACCAAGTAGCAAGGGGTATGGAGTACCTTGCATCACAGAAG TGTATACACAGAGACCTTGCAGCCAGGAACGTCCTGGTCACAGAGAGCAACATTATGAAGATCGCAGACTTTGGCCTTGCCAGAGATGTCCACAATATTGACTATtataaaaagacaacaaat gGTCGTCTCCCGGTGAAATGGATGGCGCCAGAGGCGTTGTTCGACCGGGTCTACACACACCAAAGTGATGT ctgGTCATTTGGGGTGCTGATGTGGGAGATCTTCACCTTAGGGGGCTCCCCGTACCCCGGCATTCCCGTTGAAGAGCTCTTTAAATTGCTCAAAGAGGGACATCGCATGGACAAGCCTGGCAACTGCACCAATGAGCT GTACATGATGATGAAAGACTGCTGGCACGCCATCTCATCCCAGAGACCCACCTTCAAGCAGCTAGTCGAAGATCTGGATCGCATCCTTACCCTCAGCAGCAATGAG GAGTATCTGGACCTTTGCATCCCATCAGAGCAGTATTCTCCCAGCTTCCCCGACACccgcagctcctgctcctccggTGATGACTCTGTGTTTTCCCATGACCCGTTACCAGACGAGCCCTGCCTCCCCAAATACCAGCACATCAATGGCAATGTTAAAACATGA
- the fgfr2 gene encoding fibroblast growth factor receptor 2 isoform X1, with product MGSVSRWRWNRGVWEALSTTDGMSSWAWLLAAVLVSLLTASVARPPLTAAKEEEATQRPEDTSNKYQISKPTVCSVHPGEVLKLSCPLPATGTISWTKDGSSLGANNRTLIEQEVLQIRDATPKDSGLYTCTSVGKDTVCFIVNVTDAISSGDDEDDTERSEDSGADGEQPTLGAPYWISSAKMEKKLHAVPAANTVKFRCAAGGNPEPKLRWLKNNRPFRQEDRMGGYKVRNQHWTLIMESVVPSDKGNYTCLVENEFGSINHTYTLDVVERSPHRPILQAGLPANTTVHVGEDARFVCKVYSDAQPHIQWLKHIAQNGSRFGPDGNPYVRVLKTAGVNTTDKEIEVLYLPNVTFEDAGEYTCLAGNSIGISFHTAWLTVLPAIEESHGPLSPHYVEIAIYCAGVFLIACMVGIVVVCRMRNTTKKPDFGGQPAVHKLSKQIPLRRQVTVSADSSSSMNSNTPLVRITTRRSSAHDEPIPEYDLPEDPRWEFTRDRLTLGKPLGEGCFGQVVMAEALGVDKDKPKEAVTVAVKMLKDDATEKELSDLVSEMEMMKMIGKHKNIINLLGACTQDGPLYVIVEYASKGNLREYLRARRPPGMEYSYDIARVSDEQLTFKDLVSCTYQVARGMEYLASQKCIHRDLAARNVLVTESNIMKIADFGLARDVHNIDYYKKTTNGRLPVKWMAPEALFDRVYTHQSDVWSFGVLMWEIFTLGGSPYPGIPVEELFKLLKEGHRMDKPGNCTNELYMMMKDCWHAISSQRPTFKQLVEDLDRILTLSSNEEYLDLCIPSEQYSPSFPDTRSSCSSGDDSVFSHDPLPDEPCLPKYQHINGNVKT from the exons ATGGGATCAGtgtccaggtggaggtggaatAGGGGGGTATGGGAAGCACTGTCCACTACTGACGGGATGTCCTCCTGGGCCTGGCTGCTGGCTGCCGTCTTGGTCTCCCTACTGACTGCCAGTGTGGCACGGCCACCACTAACTGCCGCCAAGGAAGAGGAGGCCACTCAGCGACCCGAAG ACACATCGAATAAATACCAAATTTCTAAGCCCACGGTGTGCTCAGTGCACCCAGGTGAGGTGCTGAAGCTGAGCTGCCCTCTGCCAGCAACTGGGACCATCTCCTGGACCAAAGATGGCAGCTCTTTGGGCGCCAACAACCGCACGTTGATAGAGCAAGAGGTGCTGCAGATTCGTGATGCCACGCCAAAGGATTCAGGCCTGTATACCTGCACCAGCGTGGGCAAAGACACGGTCTGCTTCATAGTAAATGTCACAG ATGCCATCTCGTCGGGGGATGATGAGGACGATACAGAGCGTTCTGAGGACTCTGGGGCCGATGGAGAGCAGCCGA CATTAGGTGCTCCATACTGGATCTCATCGgcaaagatggaaaagaaacTGCACGCCGTGCCAGCTGCCAACACAGTCAAGTTCCGCTGTGCAGCGGGAGGCAACCCCGAGCCCAAGTTACGCTGGCTTAAAAACAACAGACCTTTCCGCCAAGAGGACCGCATGGGAGGCTATAAG GTTCGTAACCAGCATTGGACCCTGATCATGGAGAGTGTGGTGCCTTCAGACAAGGGCAACTACACTTGCCTGGTGGAGAATGAGTTTGGATCCATCAACCACACGTACACCTTGGATGTAGTGG AACGCTCCCCTCACCGACCAATTCTGCAGGCTGGTCTCCCAGCTAACACAACTGTACACGTAGGTGAAGATGCTCGCTTTGTCTGCAAAGTCTATAGCGATGCCCAGCCACACATCCAGTGGCTAAAACACATCGCTCAAAATGGCAGCCGTTTTGGGCCCGACGGGAACCCTTATGTCCGAGTGTTAAAG ACCGCAGGTGTTAACACTACAGATAAGGAGATTGAAGTTCTCTACTTGCCCAATGTTACTTTTGAAGATGCTGGGGAGTATACGTGCTTGGCGGGTAATTCTATTGGGATCTCCTTTCACACTGCTTGGTTGACGGTGCTCCCAG CCATTGAAGAATCCCATGGTCCCCTTTCGCCACACTACGTGGAGATCGCCATATACTGTGCAGGAGTCTTCCTCATTGCCTGCATGGTGGGCATTGTGGTGGTGTGCCGGATGaggaacacaacaaaaaaacccgACTTCGGGGGCCAGCCGGCTGTCCACAAACTGAGCAAACAGATCCCGCTGCGGCGCCAGGTAACA GTGTCAGCGGACTCGAGTTCTTCAATGAACTCCAACACACCTCTCGTGCGAATTACAACGCGGCGGAGCTCTGCACACGATGAGCCAATCCCCGAATACGACCTTCCTGAGGATCCACGATGGGAGTTTACTCGAGACAG ATTGACCCTGGGCAAACCCCTGGGTGAAGGTTGCTTTGGCCAAGTTGTAATGGCAGAGGCTCTGGGCGTTGATAAAGACAAACCCAAGGAAGCTGTGACTGTTGCCGTCAAAATGCTGAAAG ATGATGCCACGGAGAAAGAGCTGTCTGACCTGGTATCAGAGatggaaatgatgaagatgattgGTAAACATAAGAACATCATTAATCTTCTTGGAGCCTGTACGCAAGATG GTCCCCTTTATGTGATAGTAGAATACGCCTCCAAAGGCAACCTTAGGGAGTACCTCCGAGCCCGGAGGCCACCTGGCATGGAATACTCTTATGATATCGCCAGAGTCTCAGATGAACAACTTACATTCAAAGATTTAGTGTCCTGCACCTACCAAGTAGCAAGGGGTATGGAGTACCTTGCATCACAGAAG TGTATACACAGAGACCTTGCAGCCAGGAACGTCCTGGTCACAGAGAGCAACATTATGAAGATCGCAGACTTTGGCCTTGCCAGAGATGTCCACAATATTGACTATtataaaaagacaacaaat gGTCGTCTCCCGGTGAAATGGATGGCGCCAGAGGCGTTGTTCGACCGGGTCTACACACACCAAAGTGATGT ctgGTCATTTGGGGTGCTGATGTGGGAGATCTTCACCTTAGGGGGCTCCCCGTACCCCGGCATTCCCGTTGAAGAGCTCTTTAAATTGCTCAAAGAGGGACATCGCATGGACAAGCCTGGCAACTGCACCAATGAGCT GTACATGATGATGAAAGACTGCTGGCACGCCATCTCATCCCAGAGACCCACCTTCAAGCAGCTAGTCGAAGATCTGGATCGCATCCTTACCCTCAGCAGCAATGAG GAGTATCTGGACCTTTGCATCCCATCAGAGCAGTATTCTCCCAGCTTCCCCGACACccgcagctcctgctcctccggTGATGACTCTGTGTTTTCCCATGACCCGTTACCAGACGAGCCCTGCCTCCCCAAATACCAGCACATCAATGGCAATGTTAAAACATGA
- the fgfr2 gene encoding fibroblast growth factor receptor 2 isoform X2: MGSVSRWRWNRGVWEALSTTDGMSSWAWLLAAVLVSLLTASVARPPLTAAKEEEATQRPEDTSNKYQISKPTVCSVHPGEVLKLSCPLPATGTISWTKDGSSLGANNRTLIEQEVLQIRDATPKDSGLYTCTSVGKDTVCFIVNVTDAISSGDDEDDTERSEDSGADGEQPTLGAPYWISSAKMEKKLHAVPAANTVKFRCAAGGNPEPKLRWLKNNRPFRQEDRMGGYKVRNQHWTLIMESVVPSDKGNYTCLVENEFGSINHTYTLDVVERSPHRPILQAGLPANTTVHVGEDARFVCKVYSDAQPHIQWLKHIAQNGSRFGPDGNPYVRVLKTAGVNTTDKEIEVLYLPNVTFEDAGEYTCLAGNSIGISFHTAWLTVLPAIEESHGPLSPHYVEIAIYCAGVFLIACMVGIVVVCRMRNTTKKPDFGGQPAVHKLSKQIPLRRQVSADSSSSMNSNTPLVRITTRRSSAHDEPIPEYDLPEDPRWEFTRDRLTLGKPLGEGCFGQVVMAEALGVDKDKPKEAVTVAVKMLKDDATEKELSDLVSEMEMMKMIGKHKNIINLLGACTQDGPLYVIVEYASKGNLREYLRARRPPGMEYSYDIARVSDEQLTFKDLVSCTYQVARGMEYLASQKCIHRDLAARNVLVTESNIMKIADFGLARDVHNIDYYKKTTNGRLPVKWMAPEALFDRVYTHQSDVWSFGVLMWEIFTLGGSPYPGIPVEELFKLLKEGHRMDKPGNCTNELYMMMKDCWHAISSQRPTFKQLVEDLDRILTLSSNEEYLDLCIPSEQYSPSFPDTRSSCSSGDDSVFSHDPLPDEPCLPKYQHINGNVKT; encoded by the exons ATGGGATCAGtgtccaggtggaggtggaatAGGGGGGTATGGGAAGCACTGTCCACTACTGACGGGATGTCCTCCTGGGCCTGGCTGCTGGCTGCCGTCTTGGTCTCCCTACTGACTGCCAGTGTGGCACGGCCACCACTAACTGCCGCCAAGGAAGAGGAGGCCACTCAGCGACCCGAAG ACACATCGAATAAATACCAAATTTCTAAGCCCACGGTGTGCTCAGTGCACCCAGGTGAGGTGCTGAAGCTGAGCTGCCCTCTGCCAGCAACTGGGACCATCTCCTGGACCAAAGATGGCAGCTCTTTGGGCGCCAACAACCGCACGTTGATAGAGCAAGAGGTGCTGCAGATTCGTGATGCCACGCCAAAGGATTCAGGCCTGTATACCTGCACCAGCGTGGGCAAAGACACGGTCTGCTTCATAGTAAATGTCACAG ATGCCATCTCGTCGGGGGATGATGAGGACGATACAGAGCGTTCTGAGGACTCTGGGGCCGATGGAGAGCAGCCGA CATTAGGTGCTCCATACTGGATCTCATCGgcaaagatggaaaagaaacTGCACGCCGTGCCAGCTGCCAACACAGTCAAGTTCCGCTGTGCAGCGGGAGGCAACCCCGAGCCCAAGTTACGCTGGCTTAAAAACAACAGACCTTTCCGCCAAGAGGACCGCATGGGAGGCTATAAG GTTCGTAACCAGCATTGGACCCTGATCATGGAGAGTGTGGTGCCTTCAGACAAGGGCAACTACACTTGCCTGGTGGAGAATGAGTTTGGATCCATCAACCACACGTACACCTTGGATGTAGTGG AACGCTCCCCTCACCGACCAATTCTGCAGGCTGGTCTCCCAGCTAACACAACTGTACACGTAGGTGAAGATGCTCGCTTTGTCTGCAAAGTCTATAGCGATGCCCAGCCACACATCCAGTGGCTAAAACACATCGCTCAAAATGGCAGCCGTTTTGGGCCCGACGGGAACCCTTATGTCCGAGTGTTAAAG ACCGCAGGTGTTAACACTACAGATAAGGAGATTGAAGTTCTCTACTTGCCCAATGTTACTTTTGAAGATGCTGGGGAGTATACGTGCTTGGCGGGTAATTCTATTGGGATCTCCTTTCACACTGCTTGGTTGACGGTGCTCCCAG CCATTGAAGAATCCCATGGTCCCCTTTCGCCACACTACGTGGAGATCGCCATATACTGTGCAGGAGTCTTCCTCATTGCCTGCATGGTGGGCATTGTGGTGGTGTGCCGGATGaggaacacaacaaaaaaacccgACTTCGGGGGCCAGCCGGCTGTCCACAAACTGAGCAAACAGATCCCGCTGCGGCGCCAG GTGTCAGCGGACTCGAGTTCTTCAATGAACTCCAACACACCTCTCGTGCGAATTACAACGCGGCGGAGCTCTGCACACGATGAGCCAATCCCCGAATACGACCTTCCTGAGGATCCACGATGGGAGTTTACTCGAGACAG ATTGACCCTGGGCAAACCCCTGGGTGAAGGTTGCTTTGGCCAAGTTGTAATGGCAGAGGCTCTGGGCGTTGATAAAGACAAACCCAAGGAAGCTGTGACTGTTGCCGTCAAAATGCTGAAAG ATGATGCCACGGAGAAAGAGCTGTCTGACCTGGTATCAGAGatggaaatgatgaagatgattgGTAAACATAAGAACATCATTAATCTTCTTGGAGCCTGTACGCAAGATG GTCCCCTTTATGTGATAGTAGAATACGCCTCCAAAGGCAACCTTAGGGAGTACCTCCGAGCCCGGAGGCCACCTGGCATGGAATACTCTTATGATATCGCCAGAGTCTCAGATGAACAACTTACATTCAAAGATTTAGTGTCCTGCACCTACCAAGTAGCAAGGGGTATGGAGTACCTTGCATCACAGAAG TGTATACACAGAGACCTTGCAGCCAGGAACGTCCTGGTCACAGAGAGCAACATTATGAAGATCGCAGACTTTGGCCTTGCCAGAGATGTCCACAATATTGACTATtataaaaagacaacaaat gGTCGTCTCCCGGTGAAATGGATGGCGCCAGAGGCGTTGTTCGACCGGGTCTACACACACCAAAGTGATGT ctgGTCATTTGGGGTGCTGATGTGGGAGATCTTCACCTTAGGGGGCTCCCCGTACCCCGGCATTCCCGTTGAAGAGCTCTTTAAATTGCTCAAAGAGGGACATCGCATGGACAAGCCTGGCAACTGCACCAATGAGCT GTACATGATGATGAAAGACTGCTGGCACGCCATCTCATCCCAGAGACCCACCTTCAAGCAGCTAGTCGAAGATCTGGATCGCATCCTTACCCTCAGCAGCAATGAG GAGTATCTGGACCTTTGCATCCCATCAGAGCAGTATTCTCCCAGCTTCCCCGACACccgcagctcctgctcctccggTGATGACTCTGTGTTTTCCCATGACCCGTTACCAGACGAGCCCTGCCTCCCCAAATACCAGCACATCAATGGCAATGTTAAAACATGA